GCTGCTAAGTTGCATAAAATCGCCAATAAAATAAAAGATTGCCAGTAAAATAAAGCATGTGAATAGACTTTGTCGTGCACTCTAAGTTTGATGAACATTTGACAGACATACCATCTGTATAAATATATAGATATATCTCATCTACAATCAGTAATCTGTTACCACAATTCTGCATCCAAAATCTAAATAAATTAAATTTCTCTGTCATAATATATATGATGAATCTCTACTCCAATAGTCAAGGCATCGTTTAGCAAGAAGCTTTTGGAAGTGTCATGCAGCTCTGTCAAGTCCATGAATTTTTAATTCACTTTGCAGGTTGTTGCTCCACTGAAAACTCCCCAACCTGCAACAGTTGGCatataaactaatatcagcaaCAGACTATAAACATGTTTAATAGAATTGTGTTTACTCAAGTTGGTTGTATATACAAACATAATGAACTATACTTTTGGCTTGAAATGAAAATTACATCACTCACATGCTTTTCCAAAGTTGGTGTTTACATCCGAGACACCAAACTGATCATGCACGACAAGTCCGAACATTGCATACAACTTCTGATGATAATAAGACCTTTTAAGCCATTTATCCAAACGAAACAAGCTACTTGTATCCGCTAGTTCCACGCCAACTGCTAAGTACTTTTTATCCCATCTGGGATGAAGTAGCAGTCTCCTAGACACATTAAAAAGTAAAATTTACACTAACTATCAGAAATCTGTTACAGAACATTAATTACCGCATTGTTAGGAAGAAAAAAGACTTATATAATACCATTTTCTTTCTCCGGCCATGAATGAATTGGAGTAGTAAACTTTGTTCTTCCTCTTGCTAAAGTTGTCAATCTTCCAAATATGAGCTCTCATTATACAATAGTCATTCTTTGGCATTTGAACATTTGACAGACACACTGCCTTGCTAGTCATGTTCTTTATAACAAAAAGTTCTACCCCAAATATGCGAGTCATTTACCAAGTACCGGCTAGTTGAGGCATTACAAAATTCATGTACCGGCATCATATTCAGAATGCCATGTGCACGCTTTAGCTTGTGAAATTTCTTCGTTTGCACGGTAGCATCTGTAATATATTAGTAAATGCTGTGAAATTATAGTATATATGAGATGAAGTGACAGACAAAAAGTAATTGGCGTGAAAGTACCTTCAAATACGTTGAAATTCTTCTGGATTTGGTCATACACAAAGAACTTGAAATTAACATCAATCGCTAATCCATTTTCTAGAACATCTGGCTCAGCAGAAACCAAGTATACTGATATGTAACTGCCCTCTCCCCCTGTTCTACCTTCACCGGAATTCTTATTACAATTAAAGTGTACAGATAACCTCCTGAAACATTACTTACTAGCTGTTAACCGGAGAATTTAATATTTAAATCACAGGGGTAACATTACATAAAAGCTACTTGTATATACAGGATTACAGATAATTACCATTTGTATCCGCCAGCTTCAAAAGAGTTGGATAGGTAGTTCTCCATTGCTTTGGACACGAGAGAGAAGTTTTCAATCTTTAACATGAAATCTGTTGGAGCCATGCGTCTAGCTGTTCTTGTCACTTCTTCTAAATCATAATACAATTAGTTTGTTTAAGTACTAAATTATGAAACATATAAGccaattttaaaattttcaattacTAGAATACACAGATTCAGTCGACAAATAAAACCTAAATACAATCATTACCGCCTGACGAATAGTTTAATTCTTGAATAGGAGAACATCTATCGATTTCGCTTGACAGCGTCATCTTGATCCCACCAATATACCGAGTCATAAAACTGAAAGTATGATGAATTTTAAACCAATAAAAGGATCACAACAGAAGAATATTTGTACACACAAACCAATTATAAAATATGTTCTGAAAATATGAAGTTTACCAAAAAGTACAATATAAATTGACCGGTATCGCGAGACACTAGTTTTGACCAAGGGTTGGTGCAGTGGTTCTTAGCTTTTCTAACAGAGGTCAAAGGTGCGACTCATGGGGTGTGCACCAGTTTAACGATAAAAAAACCAGGTATCACCAGAAACCTAAATAGAATCTGCTCGAAGAAGGCAAAGGAAGAGGATTTGGGAAGAAGAGATGAACGAATCTTTTATTATAAATCAGAGTCTAACTTCTCATCTAGTATAGAATATAAGCTCAAGTAGTTGTATATGTACCAAATCATATGCACCTGACCTGTTACGTGTATAAATTAGCTAGGGTTTAGGGCTCAGCCATCTAATAATCTACATACCTAGCAAATTCAGAATAGAATTCGAATTTTACCATACCTTTCCCGCTCCTTTTCTGTTTCCATCATTTTATTTTAACTTTTTAAGTTCTTTTAGAAGtatgatatttttttatttttattattattattattattttgccAAAATATTATGCATTTTGTCAAAAAGACTTAATGCAGTTTGGACAAACCCCAAAACTGGGATCAGGTTGACAAACAAATAAACGAGCTAAATGAATAACCGTTTTGTTTCCAGATCGCTTAACAtacataatataaatattatttaaactGAAAAAGATTACAATAGTTTCCCAAGAAATCCATCATACACTATCTCCAAAATCACTAGCATCACAATTGACCTTCACACAATTAATTCCAGTTGTAATCCAATGTTTAGAAGTGATTGGAGGTACAGATGCCCTCGTAGAACAATCTTCCGTTGTGAAAGGTGAGTTTTTGCAATTTTCACCAACGATTCCCTGAAACACCAAATGAATCATTCTCAACGATACAAACCAACAAGTCAAAATATCAAAAACATACGGAGCACTCAAAAAGGAGGACAAACAACCACTCCAAAAGGAGGACAAACAAAAGACCCAAAAAGATTGGGTACGATAGTAATCCTTACAAAATAAGGATGattattgaaaaaaaaataaaaaactgatTATTAGATGAGGGAGAAGAACATGGAAGTGATTTTGGGAAAAGGAAGAGGGTTTAATTAATGAAGGAGTATATCTAAATATTTTTGAGGCGGCTAACTAGGGTTTGGGGGTCGACTCTCATTGAGAGAGTATTGGTGGAtgattttgattttttattttttctttagTTTTCATAGAAATATCTTTAAAGTATTATAAATGTTTTagttataatataattttaatgaattaaacTCTTAAAATAGATTTTATATGACGCCAGTAAAAATGTCTTTAAACAAAATAACTATAAGTGTTTAAATTAAAACAAATTTGGAAAATAGTTATGCTCATATATACTTTAATTAATATAGTTCGTAAAATACTTTGCTAAATACCAATAAATTTAAATAATCAGATTCTTGGAAAATATATTTGAAATAAGTCGACCTTTAGTTTGTGTTTATATTATATCTTGACCGAATAGTAAAATCTCAACTCTAAAGTCCAAAAAAATTTTAGTATGCGTATAATATTGTCAAATATGTTAACTAAAATTCAATATGTGCATCCTTCTCGCATTCTTGCTTCTTTTGAATGTGGTTCTCCCGTTCTTTTAGCAAATCAAATAGCTgtttttttgctaattaattaGATGTTTAATTGAATCAACTAATGTATATATAAGTAGGTATTCAAAAGCAAAatatagtataatataatattttagttAGATGTCTAATATGAATACTTTTATAAAATACAGGACTACTAATCATTGCTGAATTTTGCTATCACAATCTATTCGCAAACAGGAGTATGTCATTAGGAACCTATATATAGTCAAGAATGTGATTCTATGAACCTACCTCCAGGAATTCGTACCCGCACATGTAACAAATTTGTTAGTCCAATGAATTTTATAGAGGTTGTCTCACCTTGCTGAATGCTTCCAACCATACTGTTACATCATTATAGTCTTCTATGTAGGAAGAAACATGTTCACTAAATAAGCTACTTTTACCCATACCTTCGTATGGAACCCCTAAATATTTGTAACATCTCAATAGACCTTTTTATCCAACCCATCTAATCATAATTCGTCTTTTTGCATCATACCACGCCTATCATCTACCCCATTTATTACTTATGGATTAGACTTGTAAGTCCAATGGATCTTTAATCATACCCATGGAGATTTTTGGTACAAAATTACCCCATGCATGGTTCCTTGAAGTTATGAAATGTAAAAAAGGAACCTAAATAGCCTTTAAATTGGAGATTCAATCTTCTAATTATCCTACCATTAATGTGTAACTTTCACATTATGTATCCAAAATTACATGATCCAACTcgcactacaagaaatttgcaatcagacaacacttgacaaacaacggttaaaaaaaaaccgtcgtcctaaaaaatcatataacggtgaattgattttacagaaaaaacagttgtgtgagctccagaacaaacaacggatattcatcttttttaaactgttgtacaagttgtatcctctcatcgagtcagacaacagttttttaaatatagtgttgtTGTAGATCTTTAACATAACGATTACAAACCATTGTTACTATGTTAACGTATAgggatataagacaacggttttgacAACGGTTTTAGAAAGgttgtcctctaaaccatcaaacaacggaatgaaaccgttgtctgaggaatttcaatgggtaccacgtattgaggtggcagcacgtgataggtggtaaatcattcacaaggattgctgacgtggcgaaatgagagcccttcattgatatgagatttgatattggccgttagatcgaaaaatagccgaattcttatacaacggttttatgttaaaacaaaagtgttgtcttagttggtctcatacaagcttttagatattacgttgtgtaattcacacaacagtttttacAAGGGTTGTCTTAGAAAACTTCACACAACGGAACAAAACAGTTGTctgaaatagttattttataatttcaatgggcaccacctgatgaggtggcaccCCATGATTGGTTGTAAACATTTTACTCGGATTGGTGAAGTGTCTGAATGATAGcccttgattgaaatgagattagaTATTAGCCGTTAGATTGAAAAAAGCTGATA
The sequence above is drawn from the Apium graveolens cultivar Ventura chromosome 2, ASM990537v1, whole genome shotgun sequence genome and encodes:
- the LOC141705917 gene encoding uncharacterized protein LOC141705917, with product MTRIFGVELFVIKNMTSKAVCLSNVQMPKNDYCIMRAHIWKIDNFSKRKNKVYYSNSFMAGERKWRLLLHPRWDKKYLAVGVELADTSSLFRLDKWLKRSYYHQKLYAMFGLVVHDQFGVSDVNTNFGKACWGVFSGATTCKVN